In the Bradyrhizobium guangzhouense genome, one interval contains:
- a CDS encoding acyl-CoA thioesterase has protein sequence MHAKLPHPFDDATRITAGDSSWQGHTSDDYWAFVGPFGGATAATILRALIEHPQAAGDPLALTVNYCAPIAKGPFDLDIRLVKANRSSQHWSVELSQAGGEVATLATAVFAERRPSWEHRVAQYPDAKPFEQTLPFPRIQASWANQYEFRFVEGEMRLGPPQAELASTFSKIWIGDREPRKLDMLSLMSMSDAFFGRIFHARRELVPFGTVSLTTYFHTDSEELAAEDITRVLATADSKIMHKSYADQNAELWSPNGRLLATTTQIAYFKA, from the coding sequence ATGCACGCCAAGCTCCCGCACCCCTTCGACGACGCCACCCGCATCACCGCGGGTGACTCGAGTTGGCAGGGGCACACCAGCGACGATTACTGGGCCTTCGTCGGCCCATTCGGCGGCGCAACGGCCGCGACCATCCTGCGCGCGCTGATCGAGCATCCGCAAGCCGCAGGCGATCCGCTGGCGCTGACCGTCAATTATTGCGCACCGATCGCCAAGGGTCCGTTCGATCTCGACATCCGCCTGGTGAAGGCCAACCGCTCCAGCCAGCACTGGAGCGTCGAACTGTCGCAGGCCGGCGGCGAGGTCGCCACTCTCGCCACTGCCGTGTTCGCCGAGCGCCGGCCGTCCTGGGAGCACAGGGTGGCGCAATATCCCGATGCAAAGCCGTTCGAGCAGACGCTGCCATTTCCCAGGATTCAGGCATCCTGGGCCAACCAGTATGAATTCCGCTTCGTCGAGGGCGAGATGCGGCTCGGGCCGCCGCAGGCCGAGCTCGCCAGCACCTTCTCGAAAATCTGGATCGGCGATCGCGAGCCGCGCAAGCTCGACATGCTGTCGCTGATGTCGATGTCGGACGCCTTCTTCGGCCGTATCTTCCATGCGAGGCGCGAGCTGGTGCCGTTCGGCACGGTGTCGCTGACGACGTATTTCCACACCGACAGTGAAGAGCTCGCGGCGGAGGACATCACGCGCGTGCTGGCGACGGCCGACTCGAAAATCATGCACAAGAGCTACGCCGACCA
- a CDS encoding glycogen/starch/alpha-glucan phosphorylase codes for MQDQSFQPNFPAPGQPIDELALAEIKGAILAKLRLAIGKDAGMATRHDWYQAAALALRDRIVHRWLSAEKRSYDAGRKRVYYLSLEFLIGRLFTDALNNMGLLKIFEVALGDLGVSLPELRKCEPDAALGNGGLGRLAACFMESMATLSIPAIGYGIRYDYGLFRQIINQGWQQEYPDEWLGFGNPWELQRPEVIYDVNFGGGVEHVDDKGRDRAIWHPGETVQAIAYDTPIVGWRGQHVNALRLWSARSPDPLKLDAFNMGDYVSASAEQSRAEAICKFLYPNDESPAGRELRLRQEYFFVSASLQDLIKRHLASDGQLRSLSSKVAVQLNDTHPSLAVTELMRILVDLHNFRWDEAWKITVATLSYTNHTLLPEALETWPVELFERLLPRHLEIIYRINVQHLALAEARAPGDIDFRASVSLIDEKSGRRVRMGQLAFVGSHRINGVSAMHSDLMRETVFHDLNHLYPGRITNKTNGITFRRWLMLANPKLTDLLRETCGEAVLDDPTQLSLIEARASDAEFQKKFRGVKLHNKTALARLIGERLGIKVDPTALFDVQIKRIHEYKRQLLNIIETVALYQSIKDDPDGNWVPRVKIFAGKAAASYRYAKLIIKLINDVAEIVNNDPAIGGKLKVVFLPDYNVSLAEVIIPAADLSEQISTAGMEASGTGNMKLALNGAITIGTLDGANIEIRDQVGVENIAIFGMEAGDVMIRRKQGLDASDVIRNSPKLQRAINAIGAGEFSPGDPGRFESIAHALRYLDHYMVSADFDSYYEAQRAVDARWLVSPAWTRASILNVARMAWFSSDRTIREYAEEIWNVPVNPITPPFQAAEDRRDATG; via the coding sequence TTGCAAGATCAATCGTTCCAGCCAAATTTCCCCGCCCCCGGTCAGCCCATCGACGAGCTCGCGCTGGCGGAGATCAAGGGTGCGATCCTGGCGAAGCTGCGCCTTGCCATCGGCAAGGACGCGGGCATGGCGACCAGGCACGACTGGTACCAGGCCGCGGCGCTGGCGCTGCGCGACCGCATCGTGCATCGCTGGCTCTCTGCCGAGAAGCGCAGCTACGATGCGGGCCGCAAGCGCGTGTATTATCTCTCGCTCGAATTCCTGATCGGCCGCCTCTTCACCGACGCGCTCAACAACATGGGGCTCTTGAAGATCTTCGAGGTCGCGCTCGGCGATCTCGGGGTGTCGCTGCCCGAGCTGCGCAAATGCGAGCCGGATGCGGCGCTCGGCAACGGCGGCCTCGGCCGTCTCGCCGCCTGCTTCATGGAGAGCATGGCGACGCTGTCGATTCCCGCGATCGGCTACGGCATCCGCTACGATTACGGCCTGTTCCGCCAGATCATCAATCAGGGCTGGCAGCAGGAATATCCGGATGAATGGCTCGGCTTCGGCAATCCCTGGGAACTGCAGCGGCCGGAAGTGATCTACGACGTCAATTTCGGCGGCGGCGTCGAGCATGTCGACGACAAGGGCCGCGATCGCGCGATCTGGCACCCGGGTGAGACAGTGCAAGCCATTGCATATGACACGCCGATCGTCGGCTGGCGCGGCCAGCACGTCAACGCGCTGCGGCTATGGTCGGCGCGTTCGCCCGATCCGCTCAAGCTCGATGCCTTCAACATGGGCGACTATGTCAGCGCCAGCGCCGAGCAATCGCGCGCCGAAGCGATCTGCAAATTCCTCTATCCGAACGACGAAAGCCCGGCGGGCCGCGAGCTGCGGCTGCGCCAGGAATACTTCTTCGTCTCGGCCTCGCTGCAGGACCTGATCAAGCGGCACCTCGCCTCGGATGGCCAGCTGCGCAGCCTGTCGTCCAAGGTCGCGGTGCAGCTCAACGACACGCATCCGAGCCTTGCCGTCACCGAGCTGATGCGCATCCTCGTCGACCTCCATAATTTCCGTTGGGACGAGGCCTGGAAGATCACCGTCGCGACGCTGTCCTACACCAATCACACGTTGCTGCCCGAAGCGCTGGAGACCTGGCCGGTCGAGCTGTTCGAGCGGCTGCTGCCGCGCCATCTCGAGATCATCTACCGCATCAACGTGCAGCACCTGGCGCTCGCCGAAGCCCGCGCGCCCGGCGACATCGATTTCCGTGCCTCGGTCTCGCTGATCGACGAGAAGAGCGGCCGCCGTGTCCGCATGGGCCAGCTCGCCTTCGTCGGCTCGCACCGCATCAACGGCGTCTCGGCGATGCATTCGGACCTGATGCGCGAGACCGTATTTCACGATCTCAACCATCTCTATCCCGGCCGCATCACCAACAAGACCAACGGCATCACCTTCCGCCGCTGGCTGATGCTGGCGAACCCGAAGCTCACCGACCTCTTGCGCGAGACCTGCGGCGAGGCGGTTCTCGACGATCCGACCCAGCTGTCGCTGATCGAGGCGCGCGCCAGCGACGCCGAATTCCAGAAGAAATTCCGCGGCGTCAAGCTGCACAACAAGACGGCGCTGGCCCGCCTGATCGGCGAGCGGCTCGGCATCAAGGTGGACCCGACCGCTTTGTTCGACGTGCAGATCAAGCGCATCCACGAATACAAGCGCCAGCTCCTCAACATCATCGAGACGGTCGCGCTGTACCAGTCGATCAAGGACGATCCCGACGGCAATTGGGTGCCGCGGGTCAAGATCTTCGCGGGCAAGGCGGCGGCGAGCTACCGCTACGCAAAACTGATCATCAAGCTGATCAACGACGTCGCCGAAATCGTCAACAATGATCCCGCCATCGGCGGCAAGCTGAAGGTCGTCTTCCTGCCGGACTACAATGTCAGCCTCGCAGAAGTGATCATTCCCGCGGCCGACCTGTCCGAGCAGATCTCGACCGCCGGCATGGAAGCTTCCGGCACCGGCAACATGAAGCTGGCGCTCAACGGCGCCATCACCATCGGCACGCTTGACGGCGCCAATATCGAGATCCGCGACCAGGTCGGCGTGGAGAACATCGCGATCTTCGGCATGGAAGCCGGTGATGTCATGATCCGCCGCAAGCAGGGCCTCGATGCCTCCGACGTAATTCGCAATTCGCCGAAGCTGCAGCGCGCCATCAACGCGATCGGCGCCGGCGAGTTCTCGCCCGGTGATCCCGGCCGCTTCGAATCGATCGCGCATGCGCTGCGCTATCTCGACCATTACATGGTCAGCGCCGATTTCGATTCCTATTATGAGGCGCAGCGCGCGGTCGATGCGCGCTGGCTGGTCTCGCCCGCCTGGACGAGAGCCTCGATCCTCAACGTCGCACGCATGGCGTGGTTCTCGTCCGACCGCACCATCCGCGAATATGCCGAGGAGATCTGGAACGTGCCGGTCAACCCGATCACGCCGCCATTCCAGGCGGCCGAAGATCGGCGCGACGCAACCGGCTGA